Proteins from one Geomonas agri genomic window:
- a CDS encoding hybrid sensor histidine kinase/response regulator, translating to MLNLVVAGMITFTLVQSREAYRDRTEIATQNLTRVLDANISGILSKIDVALLAVCDEYERQLKTGAVAPKELNRFIVRQHQRLPELVALRGTDSSGMAIYGPDVTAATTKSLAHRDYFSAQRENPNLGMVISKPVVGGISGKWMIVLSRRVNFPDGSFAGLVYAGITLDYLSQSFTTVNVGKDGLLSLVAADATLLARSPKLNRPTNAPEVKITSPQFNAFLAAGQSMGTYQAKSSLDGHDRIYSFRKISLSQPLYVFVALATADYLANWYQEVYHGVFFMLIFLTITIALALVFSRQWDRSRQAEQALKALEDERLKMEKLESLGVLAGGIAHDFNNILTGILGNLSFAKLQLESEHGSQPLLEAAEKAALRAGDLAKQLLTFARGGAPVREVTSVALLVDEALSLTLSGSNVKGVVDLPETLSAVEADVGQMCQAFRNIIINAVQAMPDGGVLTITARDIGLKPGNAAKLPPGPYVRIAFTDHGVGIPQASLKKIFDPYFSTKPKGRGLGLASAYSIVTRHGGSLSVDSRAGEGSTFTIDLPSLERRFQPREPEAALPRREALGPLSILVMDDEDVIRQLAEGMLLHLGHQVQTCADGAEAVELYQQALRNGTPFNLVLADLTIPGGMGGREAAQQILALDPQARLVVMSGYSNDPVMASFREYGFVKALHKPFGVEALTALLQSLSATTKPATG from the coding sequence TTGCTGAACCTGGTCGTGGCCGGGATGATAACCTTCACCCTGGTACAGAGCAGGGAGGCTTATCGCGACCGGACCGAGATAGCTACCCAGAACCTGACCAGGGTCCTCGATGCCAACATTTCCGGCATCCTTTCCAAGATTGATGTCGCCCTGCTCGCCGTCTGCGACGAATATGAGCGCCAGCTTAAAACCGGGGCGGTTGCGCCCAAGGAGTTGAACCGGTTCATCGTGCGCCAGCACCAGAGGCTCCCCGAACTGGTGGCTCTCAGGGGCACGGATTCCTCCGGGATGGCGATTTACGGCCCCGATGTCACGGCCGCCACCACCAAAAGCCTCGCCCACCGCGACTACTTCAGCGCCCAGCGCGAGAACCCGAACCTGGGAATGGTCATCTCGAAGCCCGTGGTAGGGGGGATCTCCGGTAAATGGATGATCGTGCTGTCCAGGCGAGTGAACTTCCCGGACGGCTCGTTCGCAGGTCTTGTCTATGCCGGCATCACGCTCGATTACCTCTCGCAGAGCTTCACCACGGTCAACGTCGGCAAGGACGGATTGTTGTCGCTGGTCGCGGCGGACGCGACCCTGCTGGCGCGATCTCCCAAGCTGAACCGGCCGACGAACGCGCCCGAGGTAAAAATCACCTCGCCTCAGTTCAATGCTTTTCTCGCCGCCGGACAGAGCATGGGGACGTACCAGGCGAAAAGCAGCCTGGACGGGCACGACCGTATCTACTCCTTCAGGAAAATCTCGCTGTCGCAGCCGCTCTACGTCTTCGTGGCCCTGGCCACCGCCGACTATCTCGCCAACTGGTACCAGGAGGTTTACCACGGCGTCTTTTTCATGCTCATCTTCCTGACCATCACCATCGCGCTCGCCTTAGTTTTCAGCAGGCAGTGGGATCGGAGCCGGCAGGCGGAGCAGGCGTTGAAGGCATTGGAAGATGAGCGGCTCAAGATGGAGAAGCTCGAATCCCTCGGGGTGCTGGCCGGCGGCATAGCCCACGACTTCAACAACATCCTGACCGGCATCCTTGGCAACCTTTCCTTTGCCAAACTGCAGCTAGAGTCGGAGCACGGTTCGCAGCCGCTGCTCGAGGCGGCGGAGAAGGCGGCGCTGCGGGCCGGGGACCTCGCCAAGCAACTGCTCACCTTTGCCCGCGGGGGAGCGCCGGTCAGGGAGGTGACCTCGGTCGCGCTCCTGGTCGATGAGGCCCTTTCCCTCACCCTGAGCGGTTCCAACGTCAAAGGTGTCGTCGACCTCCCGGAGACCCTGAGCGCGGTCGAGGCCGACGTGGGGCAGATGTGCCAGGCTTTCCGCAACATCATCATCAACGCGGTGCAAGCCATGCCTGACGGTGGGGTGCTCACCATCACCGCGCGCGACATTGGCCTCAAGCCCGGCAACGCCGCGAAGCTCCCCCCGGGCCCCTACGTGCGCATCGCCTTCACGGACCACGGCGTGGGTATCCCGCAGGCTTCTCTCAAAAAGATTTTCGATCCCTACTTCAGCACCAAGCCGAAGGGGAGGGGGCTGGGGCTCGCCTCGGCATACTCCATCGTGACAAGGCACGGCGGCAGCCTCAGCGTCGATTCCCGTGCCGGCGAGGGGAGCACCTTCACCATCGACCTGCCGTCACTAGAGAGGAGGTTCCAGCCGCGCGAGCCCGAAGCGGCGCTGCCCCGCAGGGAGGCCCTCGGCCCGCTTTCCATACTGGTGATGGATGATGAGGACGTGATACGCCAGCTGGCAGAGGGAATGCTGCTGCACCTGGGGCACCAGGTCCAGACCTGCGCGGACGGGGCGGAAGCGGTGGAGCTTTACCAGCAGGCGCTGCGGAATGGAACACCCTTCAACCTGGTGCTGGCCGATCTTACCATCCCTGGGGGGATGGGGGGACGGGAGGCGGCCCAGCAGATCCTGGCGCTGGATCCCCAGGCGCGCCTCGTGGTAATGAGCGGCTATTCCAACGACCCCGTCATGGCCAGCTTCAGGGAGTACGGCTTCGTGAAGGCCCTGCACAAGCCGTTCGGCGTCGAGGCGCTGACCGCGCTGCTGCAGTCGTTGAGCGCAACGACGAAGCCCGCAACGGGCTGA
- the fdnG gene encoding formate dehydrogenase-N subunit alpha produces the protein MAISRRKFLKITSGAIGGGVAAEIGILNVDTAAAAAKAGKAPIKSGRQVASICPYCAVGCGQIVTVSDAGEIVDIQGNPDSPINQGTLCPKGAATYQLVKNEQRWSTVKYRAPGSDRWEERPLEWAMNRIAELTKKTRDANFNEFQDLPDGKGGTARKKVMNTYAIASLGGATMDNEWNYLHQKLMHALGVVYLENQARIUHSSTVPGLGTTFGRGGSTTFPRDLEKSNAVLIMGSNMAECHPVAFRWPLKARTDHDAVLMHVDPRFTRTSAACNLHVPIRAGSDIAFLGAIINFVINSKRWNEDPFFREYVVNYTNAATLVNPDFRDTEELDGVFSGLAPDGKSYANATWSYQRNQAPPKAKGGVGPFSDLLLQQVPGRPKTDPTLQDPNCVLQIVRKHYARYTPELVEKVCGCSAEQFLKVAQTMLDNSGRDKTANITYAVGWTQHTVGVQIIRAAAMLQALLGNIGRPGGGVLALRGHATIQGSTDIATLYHSLPAYLNMPDGRKKHDSLKEFILTEAGPLATSYWGNYPKFAVSYLKAQFGAAATAENDYGYDYHPKITGDHSHMPMMLDMAAGKIKGFFVMGQNPAVGGQNARLQRKALAKLDWMVVRDYFETETAAFWRNSPEVLSGELKPADIKTEVFFLPAAAVAEMEGSFTNTQRLLQQHDKAADPPGDARSDSWFTYQLGKRLQKMYAGSASNLDWGIKNLAWDYEPDAKEVAPWRIKDEPSAYKVLKEINGVTVADQKPLATFANLKEDGSTACGAWIYTGVIPEEGKNNAARRKPDQWISPNWGFAWPANRHIMYNRASADSQGKPWSEAKKLISWDPDADSGTKDPAGNPVRGKWVAPSGEGIDFQPTKAPTMVGKDAALGFDWLSGNDAFIMRADGKAWLFAPAGLVDGPLPTHYEPYESPVANRVYRQQSNPVAKVWRTEGNVYHGVADPKYPIVVSTYRVTEHHLSGTMSRWLPWLAELMPELFCEVSPELAAEKGISNAGYVTIVTARGEIEARALVTRRIKPFVIDGKKVHEIGLPWHWGWQGNAKGDVANDLSAMVGDPNVSIHEGKVFTCDIRAGRKGGRS, from the coding sequence ATGGCAATCAGTCGGCGTAAGTTCTTGAAGATCACTTCAGGCGCCATTGGGGGCGGTGTTGCAGCAGAAATCGGCATCCTGAACGTGGACACGGCCGCAGCCGCCGCCAAGGCGGGGAAGGCCCCCATTAAAAGCGGCAGACAGGTAGCGAGCATCTGTCCTTACTGCGCGGTCGGGTGCGGCCAGATTGTCACGGTGAGCGATGCCGGCGAGATCGTCGACATCCAGGGCAACCCCGACTCCCCGATCAACCAGGGCACCCTCTGCCCCAAGGGGGCGGCGACCTACCAACTGGTGAAGAACGAACAGCGCTGGAGCACGGTGAAGTACCGCGCCCCCGGGAGCGACCGGTGGGAGGAGAGGCCGCTGGAGTGGGCCATGAACCGCATCGCCGAACTCACCAAAAAGACCCGCGATGCGAACTTCAACGAGTTCCAGGACCTGCCCGACGGCAAGGGGGGGACGGCCCGCAAGAAGGTGATGAACACCTACGCCATCGCCTCCCTGGGGGGCGCCACCATGGACAACGAGTGGAACTACCTGCACCAAAAGCTCATGCATGCCCTGGGCGTGGTGTACCTGGAAAACCAGGCCCGAATATGACACTCCTCCACGGTTCCCGGTCTGGGGACCACGTTCGGCCGCGGCGGCTCCACCACCTTCCCGCGCGACCTGGAAAAGTCCAACGCCGTGCTCATCATGGGCTCCAACATGGCCGAGTGCCACCCGGTCGCCTTCCGGTGGCCCTTGAAAGCGCGAACCGACCACGACGCCGTGCTCATGCACGTCGATCCCCGCTTCACCCGCACCTCGGCCGCGTGCAACCTGCACGTGCCCATCCGCGCGGGGAGCGACATCGCTTTCCTGGGCGCCATCATCAATTTCGTCATCAACAGCAAGCGCTGGAACGAGGACCCCTTCTTCCGCGAGTACGTGGTGAACTACACCAATGCCGCGACGCTGGTGAACCCCGATTTCCGGGACACCGAGGAACTGGACGGTGTCTTCTCGGGGCTCGCCCCGGACGGTAAATCCTACGCCAACGCCACCTGGTCCTACCAGAGGAACCAGGCTCCTCCCAAGGCGAAGGGGGGCGTGGGCCCGTTCAGCGACCTATTGCTGCAGCAGGTCCCGGGGCGTCCCAAGACCGATCCCACCCTGCAGGATCCCAACTGCGTCCTGCAGATCGTCAGGAAGCACTACGCCCGTTACACCCCGGAACTGGTGGAAAAGGTCTGCGGCTGCAGCGCCGAGCAGTTCCTGAAGGTGGCCCAGACCATGCTCGACAACTCCGGGCGCGACAAAACCGCCAACATCACCTACGCGGTGGGGTGGACCCAGCACACGGTCGGGGTGCAGATCATCCGGGCCGCCGCGATGCTGCAGGCGCTTTTGGGGAACATCGGCCGGCCCGGCGGCGGGGTGCTCGCCCTGCGCGGACACGCCACCATCCAGGGGTCGACCGACATCGCCACCCTGTACCATTCGCTCCCCGCCTACCTGAACATGCCGGACGGGCGCAAGAAGCACGACTCCCTCAAGGAGTTCATCCTCACCGAGGCGGGGCCCCTGGCGACGAGCTACTGGGGGAACTACCCGAAGTTCGCGGTTTCCTACCTGAAGGCGCAGTTCGGCGCCGCCGCCACCGCCGAGAACGACTACGGCTACGACTACCATCCCAAGATCACCGGTGACCACTCCCACATGCCGATGATGCTCGACATGGCGGCCGGAAAGATCAAAGGGTTCTTCGTCATGGGGCAGAACCCCGCCGTGGGAGGGCAGAACGCGCGCCTGCAGCGCAAGGCCCTCGCCAAGCTGGACTGGATGGTGGTGCGCGACTACTTCGAGACCGAGACCGCCGCTTTCTGGCGCAACTCCCCGGAGGTCCTCTCCGGCGAACTGAAGCCCGCCGACATCAAGACCGAGGTCTTCTTCCTTCCCGCCGCAGCGGTCGCCGAGATGGAGGGCTCCTTTACCAACACGCAGCGCCTTTTGCAGCAGCACGACAAGGCCGCCGACCCTCCGGGAGACGCACGCAGCGACAGCTGGTTCACCTACCAGCTCGGCAAGAGGCTCCAGAAGATGTACGCCGGCTCGGCGAGCAACCTCGACTGGGGCATCAAAAATCTCGCCTGGGACTACGAGCCCGATGCGAAGGAGGTCGCTCCCTGGCGCATCAAGGACGAACCCTCGGCCTACAAGGTGCTGAAGGAGATCAACGGCGTTACCGTTGCCGATCAAAAGCCGCTGGCCACCTTCGCCAACCTCAAGGAGGACGGCTCGACCGCCTGCGGCGCCTGGATCTACACCGGCGTCATCCCGGAGGAGGGGAAGAACAACGCGGCCCGCCGCAAGCCCGACCAGTGGATTTCCCCCAACTGGGGCTTCGCCTGGCCTGCCAACCGGCACATCATGTACAACCGCGCCTCGGCGGACAGCCAGGGGAAACCGTGGTCGGAAGCGAAGAAGCTTATCTCCTGGGATCCCGATGCCGACAGCGGCACCAAGGACCCGGCGGGGAACCCGGTGCGCGGCAAGTGGGTCGCCCCCTCCGGCGAGGGGATCGACTTCCAGCCCACCAAGGCGCCGACCATGGTCGGCAAGGACGCTGCGCTCGGTTTCGACTGGCTGAGCGGCAACGACGCCTTCATCATGCGCGCCGACGGGAAGGCGTGGCTCTTCGCCCCGGCGGGGCTCGTCGACGGCCCGCTGCCCACCCACTACGAGCCGTACGAGTCCCCGGTGGCGAACCGGGTCTACCGGCAGCAGTCCAACCCGGTAGCCAAGGTCTGGCGCACCGAGGGCAACGTCTACCACGGCGTCGCCGACCCCAAGTACCCGATCGTTGTCTCCACCTACCGGGTCACCGAACACCACCTGAGCGGCACCATGAGCCGCTGGCTCCCCTGGCTCGCGGAGCTGATGCCCGAGCTCTTCTGCGAGGTCTCCCCTGAACTCGCCGCCGAGAAGGGGATCAGCAACGCAGGGTACGTGACCATCGTCACCGCGCGCGGCGAAATCGAGGCGCGGGCGCTGGTGACCCGGCGCATCAAGCCCTTCGTCATCGACGGCAAGAAGGTGCACGAGATCGGCCTCCCCTGGCACTGGGGGTGGCAGGGGAACGCCAAGGGTGACGTCGCCAACGACCTGAGCGCCATGGTGGGCGATCCCAACGTCTCCATCCACGAAGGGAAGGTGTTCACCTGCGACATCAGGGCGGGCAGGAAGGGAGGGCGCAGCTGA
- a CDS encoding 4Fe-4S dicluster domain-containing protein, with amino-acid sequence MAKGMFIDTTICTGCKSCQVACKQWNGLAAEPAHFGKRSGVTYPVADNFTGDSYDNTGSLSATDWRHVRFIEQIDEQRREKRWLFSSDSCKHCSDAGCLNACPTKAIVRTDLGNVVVQQETCIGCKFCIPSCPYGVISFSEESGTVHKCTLCNDRIHNGLGTACAKACPTGSIRFGEVADLRRRADARLAQLKGKGEKAQIYGYEEADGLKVFYLFTDRPGVYGQPEHPIVPQRRLVLCSLVTILTALGIGVAALVNFRERLNGKEEHHES; translated from the coding sequence ATGGCAAAGGGAATGTTCATCGACACGACCATCTGCACCGGGTGTAAGTCCTGCCAGGTGGCCTGCAAGCAATGGAACGGCCTCGCCGCAGAGCCGGCGCACTTCGGGAAGCGCTCCGGGGTCACGTACCCGGTGGCCGACAACTTCACCGGGGACTCCTACGACAACACCGGGAGCCTGAGCGCCACCGACTGGCGCCACGTCCGCTTCATCGAGCAGATCGACGAGCAGCGCCGCGAAAAGCGCTGGCTCTTCTCCAGCGACTCCTGCAAGCACTGCAGCGACGCGGGGTGCCTGAACGCCTGCCCCACCAAGGCCATCGTGCGCACCGACCTGGGCAACGTGGTGGTGCAGCAGGAAACCTGCATCGGCTGCAAGTTCTGCATCCCGTCCTGCCCCTACGGGGTGATCTCTTTCAGCGAGGAGAGCGGGACCGTGCACAAGTGCACCCTGTGCAACGACCGCATCCACAACGGCCTGGGCACCGCTTGCGCCAAGGCCTGCCCGACCGGGTCGATCCGGTTCGGCGAGGTCGCCGACCTGCGCCGGCGCGCCGATGCCCGCCTGGCGCAGCTGAAAGGGAAGGGGGAGAAGGCGCAGATCTACGGGTACGAGGAGGCCGACGGCCTCAAGGTCTTCTACCTCTTCACCGACCGCCCCGGCGTGTACGGGCAACCGGAACACCCGATCGTGCCCCAGCGCCGCCTGGTGCTCTGCTCGCTGGTCACCATCCTCACCGCGCTCGGCATCGGCGTCGCGGCGCTGGTGAACTTCCGGGAACGGCTCAACGGCAAGGAGGAGCATCATGAGTCCTGA
- the nrfD gene encoding NrfD/PsrC family molybdoenzyme membrane anchor subunit, which yields MSPDNVQVPEWAWYYIAVYFFVAGTSAGAYFIGAMEELFSSAKEREVSRAACYVAFPLLLLVPIPLIADLGRPGRFWHLFIYNQGGYPYLNLQSPMSVGSWVLLVFGVCTLLSFLDNLVADRVISFPLFSRYYNRIPRKLYALVGSLAGFFIAGYTGVLLNVTARPFWAATSPLMGALFLVSGASTGAAAISLYLIWRQRNAGQEVARLESFDRALMISELLLIAVLLVLAGHTAQLLLTLPFLVIFWLGAVALGIAAPLWFKYRSRRQHFGGVPHLAHYLCILAGGLLLRISLLQAGQL from the coding sequence ATGAGTCCTGACAATGTGCAGGTCCCCGAGTGGGCCTGGTACTACATCGCGGTCTACTTCTTCGTTGCCGGCACCTCGGCCGGGGCCTATTTCATCGGCGCCATGGAGGAGCTCTTCAGCAGCGCCAAGGAACGCGAGGTGAGCCGTGCCGCCTGCTATGTCGCCTTCCCGCTGCTGCTTTTGGTCCCCATTCCGCTCATTGCCGACCTGGGGCGCCCGGGCCGTTTCTGGCACCTGTTCATCTACAACCAGGGGGGCTATCCCTACCTGAACCTGCAGTCCCCCATGTCGGTCGGCTCGTGGGTGCTGCTCGTTTTCGGCGTCTGCACCCTGCTTTCCTTCCTGGACAACCTGGTGGCGGACCGGGTCATCTCGTTCCCGCTCTTCTCCAGGTACTACAACCGGATCCCGAGGAAGCTCTATGCGCTGGTGGGGTCGCTGGCGGGGTTCTTCATCGCGGGGTACACCGGGGTGCTGCTGAACGTCACCGCCCGTCCCTTCTGGGCTGCCACCTCGCCGCTCATGGGGGCGCTGTTCCTCGTCTCGGGGGCCTCGACCGGGGCCGCCGCCATCTCGCTCTACCTCATCTGGCGCCAGCGCAACGCGGGCCAGGAGGTGGCCAGGCTCGAGTCCTTCGACCGCGCCCTGATGATCTCGGAACTGCTGCTGATCGCCGTGCTCCTTGTTCTGGCCGGTCACACGGCGCAGCTTTTGTTGACGCTCCCCTTCCTGGTGATTTTCTGGCTGGGCGCGGTGGCACTGGGCATCGCCGCGCCCCTGTGGTTCAAGTACCGGTCGCGCCGGCAGCATTTCGGTGGGGTACCTCATCTCGCTCACTACCTGTGCATCCTGGCGGGGGGGCTTTTGCTGCGCATCAGCCTGCTGCAGGCCGGGCAGCTGTGA
- a CDS encoding formate dehydrogenase accessory protein FdhE, with the protein MTHERSADPLIRRLDEIAAASPELRVTARLYQAVLPLVQRAEVKAAIALDAGELGEVLQGGAPLLAVADVEVDVDAAAALLLAMLRAVQAAELPRGAGGAWRIWERSAPGWSESDIAAFAALRGQAGTLAAAVDAGVVDAGELLALAAAGDRDGFSERVHQVTPGWELMWTLSHHALRPFLHEVCRQAPLEEVGVWEQGTCYVCGAGATLAELQDDDQVKHLRCAQCGADWHHPRLQCHHCGNEDRATLRYLYVDGREHRRVEVCDACRGYLKVITSFTPTPPELLVVEDLATLELDFLAQQQGYRMPPPGDSRREAAP; encoded by the coding sequence ATGACACACGAAAGATCGGCCGATCCGCTCATCAGGCGGCTGGATGAGATCGCTGCAGCATCTCCTGAATTGCGGGTCACCGCCCGCCTGTACCAGGCCGTGCTGCCGCTCGTGCAGCGTGCGGAGGTGAAGGCTGCCATCGCGCTCGACGCAGGGGAGTTGGGCGAGGTGTTGCAGGGGGGAGCGCCGCTGCTGGCGGTCGCCGATGTCGAGGTGGACGTCGATGCCGCGGCCGCGTTGCTGCTCGCCATGCTGCGCGCAGTGCAAGCCGCCGAGTTGCCGCGCGGCGCGGGGGGCGCGTGGCGCATTTGGGAGCGGTCGGCGCCAGGCTGGAGCGAGTCGGACATCGCCGCCTTCGCCGCCCTGCGAGGCCAGGCCGGCACGCTTGCCGCGGCGGTGGACGCCGGGGTGGTTGACGCCGGCGAACTGCTGGCGCTCGCGGCGGCAGGTGACCGGGACGGGTTCAGCGAACGGGTGCACCAGGTGACGCCGGGGTGGGAACTGATGTGGACCCTGTCGCACCACGCGCTCAGGCCCTTTCTTCACGAGGTGTGCAGGCAGGCGCCTCTCGAGGAGGTCGGGGTCTGGGAGCAGGGGACGTGCTACGTGTGCGGTGCGGGTGCGACGCTGGCGGAACTGCAGGACGACGACCAGGTGAAGCACCTGCGCTGTGCCCAGTGCGGCGCCGACTGGCACCACCCGCGCCTGCAGTGCCATCACTGCGGCAACGAGGACCGCGCCACGCTCAGATACCTCTACGTCGATGGGCGCGAGCACCGCCGCGTCGAGGTCTGCGACGCCTGCCGCGGGTACTTGAAGGTGATCACCTCCTTCACGCCGACACCTCCCGAGTTGCTGGTGGTGGAGGACCTGGCGACCCTGGAGCTGGACTTCCTGGCGCAGCAGCAGGGGTACCGCATGCCGCCCCCGGGCGACAGCAGGAGGGAGGCTGCCCCATGA
- the mobA gene encoding molybdenum cofactor guanylyltransferase has protein sequence MKRSRPIAFPDVTGVILAGGQSSRMGSNKALLPYGNGLLIDNIHRLLAPLFGEMLIAANDQETYAFVGCRVVPDRYRGLGALSGLHAALAGSRTPYIFAVACDMPFLDLELIRALVALRHEADVVIPEGDMGPEPLHAVYATACLPQVEAALQENRRRMVSFFPAVRVLTMAPDRVAAFDPTFASFCNVNTPAEYFALRGRGFGALATTDRKRC, from the coding sequence ATGAAGCGATCCCGCCCCATCGCCTTTCCCGACGTGACCGGGGTCATCCTGGCCGGAGGCCAGTCCAGCCGCATGGGGAGCAACAAGGCACTCCTCCCCTACGGCAACGGGCTGCTCATCGATAACATCCACCGGCTGCTGGCGCCGCTTTTCGGGGAGATGCTGATCGCGGCCAACGACCAGGAAACCTACGCTTTCGTCGGGTGCCGCGTCGTCCCGGACCGCTACCGCGGTCTGGGCGCCCTGTCCGGGCTCCATGCGGCCCTGGCCGGGAGCCGGACCCCGTACATCTTCGCCGTCGCCTGCGACATGCCTTTTCTCGACCTCGAGCTGATCCGGGCGCTGGTGGCGCTGCGCCACGAGGCCGACGTCGTCATCCCGGAAGGGGACATGGGACCGGAGCCGCTGCACGCAGTTTATGCCACGGCATGTCTGCCGCAGGTAGAGGCCGCGTTGCAGGAAAACCGACGCCGCATGGTCTCCTTCTTTCCGGCTGTGCGCGTCCTGACCATGGCACCGGACCGGGTGGCCGCTTTCGACCCGACCTTCGCTTCCTTCTGCAACGTCAACACCCCCGCCGAGTACTTCGCCCTGCGCGGGCGCGGCTTCGGGGCGCTCGCGACAACCGACAGGAAACGGTGCTGA